The following proteins are encoded in a genomic region of Candidatus Nitrospira nitrificans:
- a CDS encoding TolC family protein — MVNSSAPLGFCLLVVGVLATDVVRADAPTGGSSVGLSRPLAPQPLRLTLKGALAAAVDNNPDVLLYKERIQEAKGQVRTQLGAMLPNVSANVRQTRQTQFLGTIGLSPVRTDPFSIFDTRISATQNLFSLSLIQRWRASRESLQVTEQEAEARKSDTMAGVALAYMEGLKAAAMIKMHEANQQVMTELLGTVRQRQRGGLATGLDIARLEAQLAVERQQGSSSGYDLEHAKLSLIDLLALPTETPLVLTDEWSTDVWEIPTPQEAVEEALSRRPEVQAQHTRVKASELTYSSLTGERLPSLVAQGEYGLIGNRWNNTLDTYNMALILQIPIFDGAQREGRIAQARSQWQQESLRMRSVLNHIKMEVHDALASLVAAKEQVGIAQAGLQMATKELDLARERYAVLSSTSHFELTNGLSSVARARENLVTALFQLNAARVNLARSTGNLHALK, encoded by the coding sequence ATGGTGAATTCATCGGCTCCGCTTGGATTCTGCCTGCTGGTTGTCGGAGTGCTTGCTACCGACGTGGTACGGGCCGATGCCCCAACCGGGGGATCGAGCGTCGGCTTGTCTCGGCCCCTTGCCCCTCAGCCCCTTCGGCTCACCTTGAAAGGTGCATTGGCCGCAGCCGTTGATAACAATCCTGACGTCCTGTTGTACAAAGAACGAATTCAGGAAGCCAAGGGCCAGGTGCGGACACAATTGGGAGCCATGCTGCCCAACGTATCCGCCAATGTGCGACAGACCAGACAGACGCAATTTCTCGGGACCATCGGCCTCTCGCCGGTGCGTACCGACCCCTTCAGTATTTTCGATACGAGGATCAGCGCCACGCAGAATCTGTTCAGCCTCAGCTTGATTCAACGGTGGCGGGCCTCGCGGGAATCGCTCCAGGTAACTGAGCAGGAAGCGGAAGCCAGGAAATCGGACACGATGGCCGGCGTGGCGCTCGCCTATATGGAAGGGTTGAAAGCTGCGGCGATGATCAAGATGCACGAGGCGAATCAGCAGGTGATGACCGAATTGCTCGGAACCGTCAGGCAGCGGCAACGAGGAGGGCTGGCCACAGGGTTGGACATCGCGCGGCTGGAAGCGCAGCTCGCTGTGGAGCGGCAACAAGGGTCGTCTTCCGGGTATGACCTTGAACATGCCAAATTGAGCCTCATCGATCTCTTGGCATTGCCGACGGAGACGCCTCTTGTTTTGACCGATGAATGGTCGACAGATGTGTGGGAGATCCCGACGCCGCAGGAGGCCGTGGAAGAGGCGTTGAGCCGACGGCCGGAGGTTCAGGCGCAGCACACCCGTGTGAAAGCTTCGGAGCTGACCTATTCCTCCCTTACTGGGGAGCGATTGCCGTCGCTGGTGGCTCAGGGAGAGTATGGGCTCATCGGCAATCGATGGAACAATACGCTCGATACGTACAATATGGCACTGATCCTCCAGATCCCGATCTTCGACGGAGCCCAGCGTGAGGGCCGCATCGCCCAAGCCCGAAGTCAGTGGCAGCAAGAATCGTTACGCATGAGATCGGTGCTCAACCACATCAAGATGGAAGTCCATGACGCTCTCGCGTCACTGGTTGCGGCAAAAGAGCAGGTTGGTATTGCGCAGGCTGGATTACAGATGGCGACCAAGGAGCTGGATCTTGCGCGAGAACGGTACGCCGTTCTGAGCTCCACCAGTCACTTTGAACTCACCAATGGGCTCTCGTCAGTGGCCCGTGCCAGAGAAAACCTCGTCACCGCACTCTTCCAACTCAACGCCGCTCGGGTCAATCTCGCCCGCTCCACCGGAAATCTCCATGCGCTGAAGTAG
- a CDS encoding Lrp/AsnC ligand binding domain-containing protein, translated as MSDRAYVLINVLPGQTAAVVKALGDIQEIKTIDPCWGKPDIIAIADIADQDALTQLVLSRIHRIEGVTQTDTHLVYRLKEARAK; from the coding sequence ATGTCTGACCGGGCGTACGTGCTCATCAATGTTCTCCCTGGGCAGACAGCTGCTGTCGTCAAGGCACTGGGTGACATTCAAGAAATAAAGACGATCGATCCCTGTTGGGGCAAGCCGGATATTATCGCGATAGCTGACATAGCAGACCAAGATGCCTTGACCCAACTGGTCTTGAGTCGAATACATCGCATAGAAGGAGTGACGCAGACCGATACTCACCTCGTGTACCGACTGAAGGAGGCCAGAGCAAAATGA
- a CDS encoding HlyD family type I secretion periplasmic adaptor subunit gives MAFGAFSRHWTVWKAAWQAESSQPAGTSAPGERATEFLPAVLEIQQAPPSPIGRAVLWTILAAFTAGTLWTTFGRIDIVATAQGRIIPSGYSKIVQPYETGVIASIHIQDGQAVKQGDVLIELDSTLNRADRDRASNEYRAATVEAARLRALIKGQSAFEAPPDADRAYVLLQQQLLRDQFAEYQAKMAAAQHLVAQRQAAVEQTQENIFRLEATVPMETERAEAYKKLLEHEAVTKMDFLQAEGQRIDKAQELAGQKKKLRQDQAAFAEAEKQYQAMLLEFQQSKRAELSALETKAISLAQEVAKAGQKAGLQRLVAPIDGVVQQLAVHTVGGVVTPAQQLLMVVPQDHSVEVEAQVENKDVGFVKEGQPAEIKVETFQFTLYGTIPGSVLTVSDDAVSIEKVGLVYPTRVSLDRSTMQVEGKQVNLSPGMAVTVEIKTGQRRIVEYLLSPLLKSMKESLRER, from the coding sequence ATGGCCTTCGGAGCGTTCTCACGGCACTGGACAGTGTGGAAGGCGGCGTGGCAAGCCGAATCAAGCCAGCCGGCCGGCACGTCTGCTCCCGGCGAGCGGGCCACAGAGTTTCTGCCGGCGGTGTTGGAAATTCAGCAGGCACCGCCCTCGCCGATCGGCCGAGCTGTCCTCTGGACCATCTTGGCGGCCTTCACCGCCGGAACGCTGTGGACCACGTTCGGCCGGATCGATATCGTGGCGACGGCTCAGGGCAGGATCATCCCCAGCGGGTACTCGAAGATCGTCCAGCCCTATGAAACAGGGGTCATTGCTTCAATTCACATCCAGGACGGACAAGCCGTGAAACAGGGCGATGTGCTGATCGAACTCGATTCGACCCTCAATCGCGCCGATCGTGACCGGGCATCCAATGAGTATCGAGCGGCAACAGTGGAAGCGGCGAGATTGCGGGCCCTGATCAAGGGGCAGTCCGCGTTCGAGGCCCCTCCCGATGCGGACAGAGCCTATGTCTTGTTGCAACAACAGTTGCTGCGCGACCAGTTCGCCGAATACCAGGCCAAGATGGCGGCGGCTCAACATCTGGTTGCTCAACGGCAGGCTGCCGTCGAGCAGACGCAAGAAAATATTTTCCGTTTGGAAGCCACGGTGCCGATGGAGACGGAACGTGCCGAGGCCTATAAAAAGCTGCTGGAGCATGAAGCCGTCACGAAGATGGACTTCCTCCAGGCCGAAGGGCAGCGAATCGACAAGGCGCAGGAGTTGGCCGGGCAAAAGAAGAAGCTCCGACAGGATCAGGCAGCCTTCGCCGAGGCTGAGAAGCAGTACCAGGCCATGCTGTTGGAATTTCAGCAAAGCAAACGGGCCGAACTGTCGGCTCTCGAAACGAAGGCTATCTCGCTCGCGCAAGAGGTGGCGAAGGCGGGACAAAAAGCCGGGTTGCAGCGGCTTGTCGCGCCGATCGACGGCGTGGTGCAACAGTTAGCGGTGCATACCGTCGGTGGCGTCGTGACTCCGGCCCAGCAGCTGCTCATGGTCGTGCCGCAAGACCATTCGGTCGAGGTCGAGGCGCAAGTCGAAAATAAAGACGTGGGGTTTGTGAAGGAAGGGCAGCCGGCCGAGATTAAGGTCGAAACGTTCCAGTTCACGTTGTATGGCACGATCCCCGGCTCTGTGCTGACGGTCTCCGATGATGCCGTTTCCATCGAAAAAGTCGGTCTGGTGTACCCAACGAGAGTCAGTCTGGATCGGTCGACGATGCAGGTCGAAGGCAAACAGGTGAATCTTTCACCTGGGATGGCCGTGACCGTTGAGATCAAAACCGGACAGCGCCGCATCGTCGAGTATTTGCTGAGTCCCTTGCTCAAATCGATGAAGGAAAGCCTGAGGGAGCGGTGA
- a CDS encoding sensor histidine kinase translates to MIPMTHRDRLVLAIAAACFLIILVIEEFAPANVVGAYGYVLPILLVTTLRNRTIMLVTVLACVMGTYSGLLQPTKPGRFQAAIINRSVVVGVLLSVAYLGVSWEERKAREEAARAALARETENLLKANTQLVQAKDQLNRSERLAAVGQLVASVAHEVGTPLHSIAWHVQALAEEPGATPEMRRRVAIIDDQLTRVVRIIQDLLSSTRPRQPEPRWLPVEDVVGPSAVLMEPAFHEKGIALTVDIPKDLPQVWADKEKIHQVLVNILTNALAATPSHGNVTIMAGSREASPAELERGRLVADGMSPLVITIAVQDTGCGMPEEDLQKAFQPFFTTKAVGKGTGLGLFLSHESVVAHGGSLVLTSEIERGTTVTMTLPAMQSKPIHASEEV, encoded by the coding sequence ATGATCCCCATGACGCATCGTGACCGCCTTGTGTTGGCCATCGCGGCGGCGTGCTTTCTCATCATTTTGGTCATTGAAGAGTTTGCCCCGGCTAACGTCGTCGGCGCGTATGGGTATGTGTTGCCGATCTTGTTGGTGACGACTCTTCGGAATCGAACCATTATGTTGGTGACGGTGCTGGCCTGTGTCATGGGGACCTATTCAGGTTTACTCCAACCGACGAAGCCGGGCCGATTTCAAGCCGCGATCATCAATCGGAGCGTCGTCGTCGGTGTTTTACTGTCGGTGGCGTACCTTGGGGTGAGCTGGGAAGAGCGGAAGGCGCGAGAGGAGGCGGCCCGGGCGGCACTGGCCCGAGAAACCGAGAATCTGCTCAAAGCCAACACACAGTTGGTGCAGGCCAAAGATCAGCTGAACCGATCGGAACGGTTGGCTGCGGTGGGACAGCTCGTGGCATCCGTGGCGCATGAGGTGGGCACGCCGCTTCATTCAATCGCGTGGCACGTGCAGGCGTTGGCCGAGGAGCCCGGTGCGACGCCCGAGATGAGGAGACGGGTGGCCATCATCGATGATCAGCTCACACGAGTCGTTCGCATCATTCAGGATTTACTGTCTTCGACTCGTCCGCGCCAGCCTGAGCCGCGATGGCTTCCGGTGGAGGATGTGGTCGGTCCCTCGGCGGTCTTGATGGAACCGGCTTTTCATGAGAAAGGAATCGCGCTGACGGTCGACATTCCAAAGGATCTTCCGCAGGTGTGGGCGGATAAGGAGAAAATCCATCAAGTATTGGTGAATATCTTGACGAATGCACTCGCCGCAACTCCCTCACACGGCAACGTCACCATCATGGCAGGAAGTCGCGAGGCGTCGCCCGCTGAACTGGAACGGGGTCGGCTGGTCGCAGACGGCATGTCGCCGTTGGTGATTACGATCGCGGTGCAAGACACAGGATGTGGGATGCCGGAGGAGGATCTCCAGAAGGCCTTTCAACCGTTTTTCACGACGAAGGCCGTTGGCAAGGGGACCGGATTGGGACTATTCTTGAGCCACGAATCAGTGGTGGCTCATGGCGGGAGCCTGGTGTTGACGAGTGAGATCGAGCGTGGCACGACCGTGACGATGACGTTGCCGGCGATGCAAAGCAAACCCATTCATGCGAGCGAGGAGGTGTGA
- the malQ gene encoding 4-alpha-glucanotransferase produces the protein MFDQSESDLLRLLADRAGIAADYYDIAGTHHVTTDETRRAILAAMNLRVANREELIAELETWDNRWWLRGCEPVYVLRLGREAGAWSLYVPCESSNDSLLSINWSVYAENGDTHYRCAEGPALKVQETRTIQGRRFVRAAVGFPQDLPLGYYTVTAHAQGGGTNTEATFRLIVAPERCYIPDELQQGIRWWGVALQLYSLRSHHNWGVGDFRDLGAVIEWAGKRLGAAVVGLNPLHALKNTIPYHMSPYSPTSRLFLNDLYIDVTQVSECWTGPEVQRRLADPSVRSRIEAARRCELVDYNAVRSVKREVLELCYHVFLRDNFEGVEPELKPMTVRGRHFQHFTEREGESLAHYAVFQALEEERQSACSTAAIWEDWPESYRTPRSEAVEEFRRRRMSRVRFFQYLQWLAAEQLLAVVRKTHEAGMPIGLYHDFALGSDRYGADGWLNQEVLAFKADCGAPPDAFAPEGQNWGFSPLDPLRLRANGYRYFIQLLRNNLRYGGAIRIDHVMALFRLFWIPRGLPPAMGTYVHYRDDELLAILALESVRAKAMVIGEDLGTVPDWVRDRLGPAGVLSYRVFYFEREPWGGWKPPAHYPAQALAVATTHDLPTLVGYWEGVDIDTRSALGLFPSEDARHAMWAERHREKAGILTALKSQGLLPAGVSEDPAQVPIMTTELMESIHQYLARTPAWIVLANLDDVIGTRVQTNLPGTVDQHPNWCRKLSVPVEELAQDFRFERLAALLRLTRPLV, from the coding sequence ATGTTTGATCAATCTGAAAGTGATCTGTTGCGTCTGTTGGCCGATCGCGCGGGGATTGCTGCCGACTACTACGACATCGCTGGAACGCACCATGTGACGACGGATGAAACGCGACGGGCCATTCTGGCTGCCATGAATCTCCGGGTGGCGAATCGCGAGGAACTTATTGCGGAGCTGGAGACATGGGATAATCGGTGGTGGCTCAGGGGCTGCGAACCTGTGTATGTGCTGCGGTTGGGACGAGAGGCAGGGGCCTGGTCGCTGTATGTGCCATGCGAGAGTTCGAACGATTCCCTTCTGTCCATCAACTGGTCAGTCTACGCGGAGAACGGGGACACGCACTATCGGTGCGCCGAAGGGCCCGCTCTCAAAGTCCAAGAAACTCGGACGATTCAGGGGCGCCGGTTTGTGCGAGCTGCGGTGGGATTTCCACAAGACCTGCCGCTTGGCTACTACACCGTCACAGCCCACGCGCAGGGAGGCGGCACGAATACGGAGGCCACGTTTCGCCTCATCGTCGCGCCGGAGCGCTGTTACATTCCGGATGAACTTCAACAGGGTATTCGGTGGTGGGGCGTGGCTTTGCAGCTCTATTCCTTGCGGAGTCACCACAATTGGGGGGTCGGTGATTTTCGAGATCTGGGTGCCGTCATTGAATGGGCCGGAAAGCGCCTGGGCGCTGCGGTGGTCGGACTGAATCCGCTTCACGCGCTCAAGAATACCATTCCCTATCATATGAGTCCCTATTCACCCACGAGTCGCCTTTTCTTAAACGACTTATACATCGACGTGACTCAGGTTTCAGAGTGCTGGACGGGTCCAGAGGTGCAGCGCCGGCTTGCCGATCCCTCAGTCCGTTCGAGGATCGAAGCAGCTCGGCGATGCGAGCTCGTGGATTACAACGCGGTGAGGTCGGTGAAACGCGAGGTGCTCGAACTGTGCTATCACGTGTTTCTGCGGGACAACTTCGAAGGCGTCGAACCGGAGTTGAAGCCGATGACCGTCCGGGGGAGACACTTCCAGCACTTCACGGAGCGGGAAGGGGAATCTTTGGCGCACTATGCAGTGTTTCAAGCCCTGGAGGAAGAACGGCAGTCTGCATGCTCGACCGCAGCAATCTGGGAGGACTGGCCGGAATCCTATCGCACTCCGAGATCGGAGGCTGTGGAGGAATTTCGGCGTCGGCGGATGTCGCGGGTACGGTTCTTTCAGTATCTGCAATGGCTGGCTGCGGAACAACTGCTTGCGGTGGTGCGGAAAACGCACGAAGCCGGCATGCCGATCGGCTTGTACCATGATTTTGCGCTGGGAAGCGATCGCTATGGCGCCGATGGATGGCTGAATCAGGAGGTCTTGGCGTTCAAGGCCGACTGCGGCGCGCCTCCCGATGCGTTCGCCCCCGAGGGACAGAATTGGGGATTTTCTCCGCTCGATCCCTTGCGTCTGCGCGCGAACGGCTATCGGTACTTTATCCAATTACTCCGCAATAATCTCCGCTATGGAGGGGCGATACGGATCGACCATGTCATGGCGCTCTTTCGGTTGTTTTGGATTCCCCGCGGTCTTCCGCCCGCGATGGGGACCTACGTGCATTACCGGGACGATGAGCTGCTGGCGATTCTGGCGTTGGAGAGCGTGCGGGCCAAGGCCATGGTGATCGGCGAAGATCTGGGCACCGTTCCCGATTGGGTGCGTGACCGACTTGGACCAGCCGGTGTGTTGTCGTATCGAGTGTTCTATTTTGAGCGAGAGCCCTGGGGCGGGTGGAAGCCCCCGGCCCATTATCCCGCTCAAGCGCTCGCCGTCGCCACCACTCACGATCTTCCAACCTTGGTGGGGTATTGGGAAGGCGTGGATATCGACACGCGATCCGCACTGGGTCTCTTCCCTTCGGAGGACGCTCGACATGCGATGTGGGCGGAGCGGCATCGAGAAAAGGCGGGGATTCTCACGGCTTTGAAGTCTCAAGGCCTCCTACCGGCTGGTGTATCGGAAGATCCTGCCCAGGTGCCGATCATGACGACTGAGCTGATGGAAAGTATTCATCAGTATCTGGCCCGCACCCCTGCGTGGATTGTCTTGGCCAATCTTGACGATGTCATCGGCACCCGTGTCCAGACCAATCTACCGGGGACAGTCGACCAGCACCCGAATTGGTGTCGGAAGTTGAGCGTGCCGGTGGAGGAGTTGGCCCAAGATTTCCGATTCGAACGACTCGCGGCTCTGTTGCGTTTGACCCGCCCTCTTGTGTAA
- a CDS encoding sigma-54-dependent transcriptional regulator — protein MRPATILVADDDVVARELLAEALRKEGYHVEAFAGGAEVIARGRQGRVDLVLTDIRMGAVDGLTVLREFKRVSPNTAVVVLTAFGSLEGAIEAIKQGAYDYLAKPFKKEDIKLVVKRALDHCRLLQENARFREELRSKDDWSPLVGSSTAMLEVYKLVARVAESKSTVLLQGESGTGKELIARAIHANGPRRGNPFIPVNCGALPDTLLESEMFGYEKGAFTGAVGTKVGLFESANGGTLFLDEIGELGQALQVKLLRVMQDQEVRRVGSTTSTKVDVRIIAATNRDLEQLVKDGKFRDDLFYRLKVVPITLPSLAERREDIPMLVHHFLQKCAAGTDHAVRGVLPETMTLLTQYRWPGNVRELENAIERAVSLSHGPLLTPEDLPEVIRQAATAEVDARLSQADQLDEVYLTLEEVEKRHLTRVLKETKGNKVKAAKILGIDRRTLYRMAERFGLDLGEETEGAEKEPV, from the coding sequence ATGCGGCCGGCAACGATTCTGGTGGCTGACGACGATGTGGTTGCACGTGAGCTGTTGGCGGAGGCCCTCAGGAAAGAAGGGTATCACGTCGAGGCGTTTGCAGGCGGAGCAGAAGTGATCGCGCGTGGACGCCAGGGACGGGTTGATTTGGTGCTGACGGACATCCGCATGGGTGCGGTGGATGGACTGACGGTTTTGCGGGAGTTCAAACGAGTGAGTCCCAATACCGCCGTGGTGGTGCTCACCGCGTTCGGCTCGCTGGAAGGCGCGATCGAAGCGATTAAGCAGGGTGCCTACGATTATCTGGCGAAGCCGTTCAAGAAGGAGGACATCAAGCTGGTGGTCAAGCGGGCCCTGGATCACTGCCGATTGCTTCAAGAAAATGCGCGGTTCCGTGAAGAGTTGAGGAGTAAGGACGACTGGTCTCCGTTGGTCGGAAGCAGCACGGCGATGTTGGAGGTGTACAAGTTAGTCGCGCGCGTGGCGGAAAGCAAAAGCACGGTCCTGCTCCAGGGGGAAAGTGGAACCGGCAAAGAGCTCATTGCGCGTGCGATTCATGCGAATGGCCCCCGCCGGGGCAATCCGTTCATCCCCGTCAATTGCGGCGCGTTGCCCGATACCTTGCTGGAATCGGAAATGTTCGGCTATGAAAAAGGGGCCTTCACGGGGGCCGTCGGGACCAAGGTCGGACTCTTTGAATCGGCCAATGGCGGCACGTTGTTTCTCGATGAGATCGGCGAGCTTGGACAGGCATTGCAAGTGAAGTTGTTGCGGGTCATGCAGGATCAGGAGGTCCGACGGGTCGGAAGCACCACTTCCACCAAAGTCGATGTTCGGATCATCGCTGCCACGAATCGAGATCTTGAGCAGTTGGTGAAGGATGGAAAATTTCGAGACGACCTTTTCTACCGGCTGAAAGTCGTTCCGATTACATTGCCGTCATTGGCCGAGCGGCGGGAAGACATTCCCATGCTGGTGCATCACTTCTTGCAAAAGTGCGCGGCAGGGACCGACCACGCGGTACGGGGTGTCCTGCCTGAAACCATGACCCTTTTGACCCAATATCGATGGCCTGGCAACGTTCGGGAACTTGAAAATGCGATTGAACGTGCCGTGTCATTAAGCCACGGGCCCCTCCTGACACCAGAGGATTTACCTGAGGTCATTCGTCAGGCTGCTACGGCTGAGGTCGATGCACGACTGTCGCAAGCCGATCAACTCGATGAAGTGTATCTGACCCTCGAGGAGGTGGAAAAACGCCATTTGACTCGAGTACTCAAGGAAACGAAGGGAAATAAGGTGAAGGCTGCAAAAATCCTTGGCATCGATAGACGAACGCTCTACCGTATGGCAGAGCGTTTCGGCTTGGATCTCGGAGAAGAGACTGAAGGGGCGGAAAAAGAGCCTGTCTAA
- a CDS encoding PD-(D/E)XK nuclease domain-containing protein — protein MARARATDHQRPRSKTALIEEATLGITKLQEVLAAINDLGQEGFPYRDAAQSKAELQFRECLRHAFGERSQEFQTYRNFKLRTADKAEVAQSLAAIKGLIHTLEDRKLELQGLKPPPKPESPPEGSLSNIARMALVPSTPPVIVTEQIPSPMTGAVTVTTNVGASMAPLPPAAHSQPPMPESTITAPATTLIPTPTLTPPPTPSLTPMPIASELPPQSIASPIPSPPPVPAAQPMPSAIDRRIEAAQAPPSPMAAPLVSAIPTQPQIPPPPSASNYPSMPPEMSPSLVQGPQDFPIGKQAIGLSIARVIESTLDQDPLNLIRKVCLRFHSVARQLRLRRDYRPTLEVDDDYDLQDLLCALLKVEFDEVATDEWTPPYTGGAARTTLLVNRDQIAIVAKKTGPGVTTKELADQVAADSAYYRTQGRCTTIFCFMYDPEGRIGSPRRLETTLTSVSEHCRVEVLVAPK, from the coding sequence ATGGCACGAGCACGCGCGACAGACCATCAGCGCCCTCGATCAAAAACCGCTCTGATCGAAGAGGCCACACTCGGAATCACCAAGCTTCAGGAGGTGTTGGCGGCGATCAATGACCTCGGTCAAGAAGGGTTTCCCTATCGGGATGCCGCGCAAAGCAAAGCCGAGTTGCAGTTTCGCGAGTGTCTGCGCCACGCGTTCGGTGAGCGATCTCAGGAGTTTCAAACCTACCGCAACTTCAAACTTCGTACAGCGGACAAGGCCGAGGTAGCCCAGAGCCTAGCTGCCATTAAAGGCCTCATACACACTCTGGAGGATCGAAAGTTGGAACTTCAAGGGCTCAAGCCACCACCAAAACCAGAATCACCACCCGAAGGAAGCCTCAGTAATATAGCTCGCATGGCACTGGTCCCGTCTACACCTCCAGTCATCGTGACAGAACAGATACCCTCGCCGATGACCGGCGCTGTGACCGTGACAACCAATGTGGGAGCGTCAATGGCTCCACTGCCTCCCGCGGCTCACTCACAACCGCCCATGCCGGAATCTACGATTACTGCGCCTGCAACGACCCTGATTCCAACGCCGACACTGACTCCGCCTCCTACGCCGTCGCTGACACCCATGCCTATAGCATCCGAGTTACCGCCTCAATCCATCGCCAGCCCCATCCCTTCCCCTCCTCCCGTACCCGCAGCTCAACCCATGCCATCAGCGATTGATAGGCGGATAGAAGCCGCGCAAGCGCCTCCATCGCCGATGGCAGCTCCGCTCGTTTCCGCAATACCGACGCAACCGCAGATCCCTCCCCCACCCTCTGCGTCGAATTACCCGTCGATGCCGCCAGAGATGTCTCCGAGTCTGGTCCAAGGTCCGCAAGATTTCCCAATAGGCAAACAGGCAATCGGCTTGAGTATCGCTCGCGTGATTGAGTCCACACTTGACCAAGACCCACTCAATCTCATCAGAAAAGTCTGCCTGCGCTTCCACTCCGTAGCCCGCCAGCTCCGACTTCGGAGGGACTATCGTCCGACCCTGGAGGTCGACGACGATTACGACCTCCAGGACCTCTTGTGCGCGTTGCTGAAGGTAGAGTTCGACGAAGTTGCAACTGATGAGTGGACGCCCCCCTATACAGGTGGCGCAGCCAGAACAACGCTTCTGGTGAATCGAGATCAAATTGCGATCGTGGCAAAGAAGACCGGACCAGGCGTAACCACGAAAGAACTCGCTGATCAGGTGGCGGCCGACTCCGCCTATTATCGAACGCAAGGGCGATGCACCACGATATTTTGCTTTATGTACGATCCGGAAGGCCGCATCGGAAGCCCGAGGCGGCTGGAAACCACCCTAACAAGCGTCAGCGAGCACTGCCGGGTCGAAGTGCTCGTGGCGCCCAAGTGA